One part of the Marinobacterium rhizophilum genome encodes these proteins:
- a CDS encoding LacI family DNA-binding transcriptional regulator, which yields MTKITIPLDNPTLDDVARHADVSPATVSRFMNNPSIVSERSKRKIEESIRELSYVPHAAARTLASKKSRMIGVVVPSLDDALFGHFLELFHSHISTEGYTTVVASSGYSSDEEHIQITQMVSHGVDALLLVGLARDESVYSLLNKKKIPYAITWATDDLGEHSCVGFSNHDAAVKITEYLMDLGHRQFAMISGTLKGNDRASNRLQGVRDALARRELSLPDELVIEGPIGIEHGQKAFKLLMSRSPRPTVIVCGADPLAYGAIFESKVLGVEVPQDVSITGFDDTWLAAHLTPSLTTLRTPQQQMSLLSAEYLIAKLKGEDVDVPPTLGVDLVVRESCSSPA from the coding sequence ATGACAAAAATTACGATTCCATTGGATAATCCAACATTGGATGATGTGGCCCGGCACGCAGATGTATCGCCCGCGACAGTCTCACGCTTTATGAATAACCCCAGTATTGTCAGTGAGCGCAGCAAGAGAAAAATAGAAGAATCAATCAGGGAATTGAGCTACGTGCCCCATGCGGCTGCACGCACACTTGCCTCTAAAAAGTCGCGGATGATCGGGGTTGTCGTACCGTCACTGGACGACGCGCTTTTTGGCCATTTTCTTGAGCTTTTTCATAGTCATATTTCTACGGAAGGTTATACAACGGTTGTCGCCTCTTCGGGTTACTCGTCTGATGAAGAACATATCCAGATCACTCAGATGGTGTCCCATGGCGTGGATGCGCTGCTGCTTGTCGGCCTTGCACGTGATGAATCAGTTTACAGTCTTCTTAATAAAAAGAAGATTCCGTATGCCATAACCTGGGCTACGGATGATCTGGGTGAGCACTCCTGTGTCGGATTCAGTAACCATGATGCGGCTGTTAAAATTACCGAATACCTGATGGATTTAGGTCATCGTCAATTTGCAATGATATCGGGTACTTTGAAAGGCAATGATCGCGCATCCAATCGTCTGCAGGGTGTTCGTGATGCCTTGGCCCGACGCGAGTTGAGTTTGCCGGACGAACTTGTTATCGAAGGACCTATAGGAATTGAACACGGACAAAAGGCATTTAAACTTTTAATGTCTCGCTCGCCTCGGCCTACAGTCATCGTTTGTGGTGCAGATCCCCTGGCCTACGGGGCCATTTTTGAGAGTAAAGTTCTGGGGGTTGAGGTACCGCAAGATGTCTCCATTACCGGATTCGATGATACCTGGCTGGCGGCTCATTTGACGCCAAGCTTGACGACGTTAAGAACACCCCAACAGCAGATGAGCTTGCTCTCTGCGGAATATCTTATCGCCAAGCTCAAAGGCGAGGATGTGGATGTCCCTCCGACGCTGGGTGTCGATTTGGTCGTCCGGGAGTCCTGCTCTAGTCCTGCTTGA